The sequence GTACTACTACCATAATCATGAACCACACTCCAGGCCCCAGATTCATACTTATCCGGTGATTTAACAGTGAAATAACCTAAGGCATTATGATTAGTAGATACCAATCTTTTAGAAAGCTCAATACCATTTATACTGGTATCAAAACGGTGAATATACTCCCCATCCAAATCCATAACCCACAACTTACCATAACTATCAAAACACAGACTCAAAGGAGAAATCGATGAGATAAAATTGGATTTAAGAGTTCCATTATGTGAATAAACTCCAAAGCTTGTTCTTTTACCATAAACCCAGTGTTTGTAATATTCTGCCATCCAAAGGTCGCCATTCTCATCTAAAACCATTGATGCAGTATGCATACGTGCAGGTCGAAGTTGTGTCCAGTCCAAAGTATTATTTTCAATATTAATCCGTGAAAAACGACTATCTGGCCATAAAAAGTGAGGATGGACACCATAAGTAAATATATGATCATCACCATCATAAGCTATGTTAAAAATATTATAATCTAAGTTAGTTACACTGATGGAACCAGTACTTGGATCCAAACGCATTAAATTACTTCCTCCAGACCATAAAATATTATTTTTATCAATTACCGCATAGCTTGGACTGTGACCATATGCCATGACATTGTAACTCTTCAAAAACTCCCCACTGGAGCCATTAATATACATTAAAGTTTGATTCTCACCAATACCCAACCAGACATTGTCTTTATTATCCAATACCAGAGAGGTCAGGCCAGTACCATAAGCAGCATAGCCCCCACTATATGATCCGGGATGAAATACTCCCTCTTTACCAGGAATTATAATTGTCTCCAACGTTACACATTCATCAGATCCCCAGTTTAAAACCTCATCAGGAGTTATAATACCATTTTTATCCACATCATGACAGGTTTGAATAATACCGTCATGATTTCGATCATCATAAACCCCATTTTCATACAAACCAATTTTAATTAAAGAACCTGTTACCCTGTTGGCAGCCCAACAATTACCCTGACTATCCACTGCGATACGTACTGGTTCTGCATTAGATGCAGGATTAGTCTTATAACGGGCCACTTCCTGACCCGTTTTCACATTAACTTTAGAAATAGTTCCTTCATTGCTGTTAGGTATCCAGATATAGTTACGAGCAGCATTAGATGAATTGGCCAACTTCAAGGAACCATCAGACCCATTAACATTATTAAAAGTACCCTTAGAGAAATCATCATCACTAGTATAATTAGTATCGGCCGCCCCTACATTTCCCATACAGAGCAAGGCCAAAAACAAGACAATGAACAATATCAGCCATTTATTAGGCCTGATTTCATTGTCATTTTTATTTAGATAGGCTGCAAAGAACATGAAAAGAATGGCAATGGCAGAGAAATTAATAGGAACCCCAGTCTGCTGCATAGGAACTGAAGAACCTTTTCTAGTTTGAGAAGAAGAACTTGCATTTACCTGAGTAGAATTTTGATTCACTTCATGATGATTATTAATTGAACCATGATGACCTGGACTGGAAGGATCAGAAGTACTAGGAGTCTTATTACCACGTAATGGAACCAAAGTCATAGTAAAGGATCCATTAGAAGGAATAGAAGTTATAGTCCAGGTGCCTCCTTTATAAGTACCACCCGAGGTTTTAGGAGTATAACCCTTTGGAATAGATGTTTTAATATTTATATTGAAAGCACCATCTGGCCCAATATTCCTCACTATCAAAGTAGGCTTACCATTTTTAAGAGAATAATCCAGCTTAATATCTGAAAAAGGAACATAGAAGTTAATCGTGGCTGGTGGATTAGTCTTAGAGTCATATTCATTATGGGTTTCATTAGCAGAGTAAGTAATGTTTTTACTGGTTAGATTTTGAGTTATATTACCTATAACTTCCAGTATAGCAATCTCACCAGGAATTAAAGTATTAATAGTCCACACACTACCATTAAAAACACCAATGGTGGGAGTTACTGGTGTAAAACCAACTGGAATATTCGCAACTACAGTTATATTATGGGCAGAATCCGGGCCATTATTAGTAAGCACTGTAACCAGCTTAATAGTGTCTCCTAATTTAGGAACTGAATTATTTATGCCATTTATAATATTAATATCTGATTTTAATACCCGAACTGAGAGATCATAAAGTATAGGAGAAACACTACCCTTAAATCTCTCCAGAGTTGTTTCCACTTCCAAATATCGACCATTAGGTGTTGATTTTAAATATTCAGCATTTATTGCCTCTTCCCAACTAGACCAATTAACTTTATCATTAGAACTTCTAACACGTACATTCACACTAGTACCATTAGGAATATAAGCATTCCAGGATATAACACCCCATAAGGCATTATTTATGCCAGAATCATGAATTAAATCCCATGATCCATGATTAGTGGTGATGGTATTGGATAAGGCCCCTGTCATGTCACTATATCCATAATGGGTTCCTCCCACTATTCTTTTGGATAATTCTACCCCATTGACAATGTTTCCCTCACCATCGGTTTGATTATTAGCGGGATTTATACGGTGAATATATTCATCATTGGTATCCACTGCCCAGATTTTACCCATATTGTCCACAGAAACCCCACTGGGAGTTCTTCCCACAATAATAGTTGCCTTAAAAATACCATTATTAGAGTAACGGGTAACCGTTCCCTTAACATTATCTGCAGTCCAGATATCACCGTCATCAGAAACAGTTATCCCCTGAGCATAGGAAGCAGATTTTGTCCATAAAATAGTCCCATTTAAAACATTTATACAAGTTATGCGATAGTGATCCAGTCCTGAGACAAATAAATGATTGTTGCGATCCAGAGCCAGACCATATGATTTATGGGGAAGATTGATTCGAGTGAAAGTATTATTGGAAGGATCCAATCTTAAAACATTATTACCTGTGTTTCCTGAAGACCAGAGAATTCCATTCTGATCTATTACTGCACCATAAGGCGTGTGGCCTACAGATGAAACATCAATTGTCTTTAAAATCTGACCATCTGAACCATTCAAGTAATAATATTTCATGGTCCCATAGGTTCCCACCCAGAGATTATTTTTGGAATCAATGGCCAGACCACGAGGCCCCGGATTATAATAATCATTTACATAGGAGCCATTATATTTGCCTGGAACAAAATTACCCTCACTTCCTGGAATTAAAATTACTTCCCATAATACACATTCGTCCGCGCCCCAGGGAAGAATCTCGGTGGAATTAATTACCCCATTACCATCCACATCACGGCAGGTATCTGCCACCCCATTATGGTTACGATCGATCCACTGGCCACTTTCTAAAAGCCCAATTTTAACCACAGTACCTATGTTCCTGTTTCCCACCCAACAGTTACCATCCAGATCCACGGTGGTTCTGGAAGGATTGGAATAAGTAAGGTTACTGGTTTTATACCGGGCCACTTCCATACCAGTGATAGTATTTATTTTAGAAACCGTTCCTTCATTACTATTAGGGACCCAGATAAAAGGATTCACCGAACTAGAACTATTAGAAAGCTGCAGCTGGTTATGAGTACTGTTATACTCTAATCCAGTCAAATCCCCTTTATCAAAATCAGAATCATTGGTATAATTAGTATCTGGGCCAGCAGCAAATACACAGCCCATATTTAAAACCACAAATATTGATATTAATAGCAAAATATTATAAATTTTCAAGTATTCCCCACCCACAAATAATTATTAACAGTATTACTTATGATTAGGTGAGTAAGATATTACTAATAAACTAATCCATTAATAACAAATAGAAATATTAATATAATAATAAAAAATAAAAATATATGAATTAAATTTATATAAAATAGTATTCAGATTTTTTTAAACTAATTTTTAATAAAAATAAGATAAAAAGACTTTATTAGCTTATTTGACAATCAAAATAATCAATCCCCAATTATTATTTTATTAATACTAATACTATAATAGTGATTAACTAATGTTTTAATTAATTTAAATTAGAGATAGTTATATATAAATTATAAATTAATTAATGGAAATGTAAGAGATGATTTCAATAATTCTTTAATAACTTATTAAAATATTAATCATTTAAGAAGGAATTAAAATGAAAATAAAAGGATTAGTAACTTCCGGATCACAAAAAGGCAGTTATTTTATGTCTCAGGAAATATATGTCCATCAATTTCAAGAAAAGCTAGGATACCGACCATTTGAAGGTACTTTCAACATTCTTATTGAAAAAGAAGATCTGGAAAATGTTCATGAAATTCGTGAAAAAAACGCGGAAATTGTAAATGGTGAAGGAGA is a genomic window of Methanobacteriaceae archaeon containing:
- a CDS encoding DUF120 domain-containing protein; the encoded protein is MKIKGLVTSGSQKGSYFMSQEIYVHQFQEKLGYRPFEGTFNILIEKEDLENVHEIREKNAEIVNGEGDFGDVEFIKATLQDQLEGAVIFPVKTHHPQEFLEFITSENVRETLNVRDGDSVTISID